A stretch of the Streptosporangium sp. NBC_01755 genome encodes the following:
- a CDS encoding MDR family MFS transporter, with product MDHPPVMPDALAQLKALPLTSPPAPVPSAAALPGAPDSPLSPPEVPVSAAFEETSSAPAPRLGRVFVALLLVTFLSALDQTIVATALPAIVGELGGLEHMSWVVAAYALAAAVAMPVFGKLGDALGRKSLLLGSIVVFLVASVLCGAAQDIVQLVLARALQGLGAAGLMILSQAVVADLVPPRDRGRFLGPLGSVFGVATVVSPLIGGTLTDGAGWRWIFWINLPLGIVALVLVATSLRLPKRRLSAPLDVTGTALMAVTTTALVLIGTWGGTLHGWASPTILGLGAFAVVGTFLFVLAERRAADPLIPLGLLADRTVLVAGGLSIVVGAGLFSVVSYVPSYVQMVYSMSATAAGLFLVPLTLGLLTANIGTGLLISRFGRYKIYPIVGTALAAASTLLLGSMTTQTPWWLLAAYLVLLGLGVGCFMQVSITAVQIAVPQSSVGTATSTVVFVREIGVTVGAAVIGSVFANRVAAGLGPVLGGAGDPHRLTPEAAAALPPATRALVAGAYADGLVPIFLWLAVVFGAGLVLALLLKERPLTGSPGTAADG from the coding sequence GTGGATCATCCCCCTGTCATGCCCGACGCCCTCGCGCAGCTCAAGGCCCTTCCCTTGACTTCGCCTCCCGCCCCCGTTCCTTCCGCCGCCGCCCTACCCGGGGCGCCCGATTCCCCCTTATCCCCGCCCGAGGTTCCCGTCTCCGCCGCGTTCGAGGAGACTTCCTCCGCACCCGCCCCCCGGCTCGGGCGGGTCTTCGTCGCCCTGCTGCTGGTCACCTTCCTGTCCGCGCTGGATCAGACGATCGTCGCCACGGCCCTGCCCGCCATCGTCGGAGAGCTCGGCGGCCTGGAACACATGTCGTGGGTCGTGGCGGCCTACGCGCTCGCCGCGGCGGTCGCGATGCCGGTCTTCGGGAAGCTCGGCGACGCCCTGGGGCGCAAGTCGCTGCTGCTCGGGTCGATCGTCGTCTTTCTGGTGGCGTCGGTGCTGTGCGGCGCGGCCCAGGACATCGTCCAGCTCGTCCTGGCCCGCGCCCTGCAGGGCCTCGGCGCCGCGGGACTGATGATCCTGTCGCAGGCCGTGGTCGCCGACCTGGTCCCGCCGCGTGACCGGGGCAGGTTCCTCGGCCCGCTGGGCTCGGTCTTCGGCGTCGCCACGGTGGTCAGCCCGCTCATCGGGGGGACGCTCACCGACGGCGCCGGATGGCGCTGGATCTTCTGGATCAACCTGCCGCTCGGCATCGTGGCGCTCGTCCTCGTCGCCACCTCGCTACGGCTCCCGAAGCGGCGGCTGTCGGCCCCCCTCGACGTGACGGGCACCGCGCTGATGGCCGTCACGACGACCGCGCTCGTCCTGATCGGCACCTGGGGCGGCACGCTCCACGGCTGGGCGTCCCCGACGATCCTGGGCTTGGGCGCGTTCGCCGTGGTGGGAACGTTCCTGTTCGTGCTCGCCGAGCGCCGTGCGGCCGATCCGCTCATCCCGCTCGGCCTCCTCGCCGACCGCACGGTCCTGGTCGCCGGTGGACTGAGCATCGTGGTCGGTGCAGGGCTGTTCAGCGTGGTCAGCTACGTGCCGTCGTACGTCCAGATGGTGTACTCGATGAGTGCCACCGCGGCGGGCCTGTTCCTGGTGCCGCTGACGCTCGGCCTGCTCACGGCGAACATCGGCACCGGTCTCCTGATCAGCAGGTTCGGGCGCTACAAGATTTACCCGATCGTGGGCACCGCCCTCGCCGCCGCCTCGACGCTGCTGCTCGGGTCGATGACCACGCAGACGCCCTGGTGGCTGCTGGCCGCCTACCTGGTGTTGCTCGGCCTCGGGGTCGGCTGCTTCATGCAGGTCTCGATCACCGCGGTGCAGATCGCGGTGCCTCAGTCCTCGGTCGGCACCGCCACCTCGACCGTCGTCTTCGTACGGGAGATCGGCGTGACGGTCGGGGCGGCGGTGATCGGTTCGGTGTTCGCCAACCGGGTCGCCGCGGGGCTGGGCCCCGTGCTCGGCGGGGCCGGTGACCCGCACCGCCTGACCCCCGAGGCCGCCGCCGCGCTGCCTCCCGCCACCCGCGCGCTCGTCGCCGGCGCGTACGCCGACGGCCTGGTGCCGATCTTCCTGTGGTTGGCGGTGGTGTTCGGCGCGGGACTGGTGCTGGCGCTGCTGCTCAAGGAACGCCCGCTCACCGGATCACCCGGCACGGCCGCCGACGGGTAG
- a CDS encoding sulfurtransferase yields the protein MSGSSTGLITADELAERLGSGSRVRLLDVRWQLGDPHGHRAYLEGHLPGAVFVDLDTELAAPPSPEGGRHPLPDLDTLQRAARRWGLDDGDEVVAYDAGGGLSAARAWWLLRWAGVSSVRLLDGGLRGWTAAGHPVETGEVRPEPGGVTLTSGALPVLDADAAAELAGTGVLLDARAAERYLGRTEPIDPRAGHIPGAVNAPTGENLTPEATFLDEEALAVRFGALGVKEGTAVGVYCGSGVTAAHTVFALERIGIHAALYAGSWSQWSNDPDRPAATG from the coding sequence ATGAGCGGGAGCTCCACCGGACTGATCACCGCGGACGAGCTGGCCGAACGACTCGGGTCGGGGTCGCGTGTCCGGCTTCTCGACGTTCGCTGGCAGCTCGGTGACCCGCACGGCCACCGCGCCTATCTCGAAGGCCACCTGCCAGGTGCCGTCTTCGTCGACCTGGACACCGAACTGGCCGCCCCGCCCTCTCCCGAGGGCGGGCGCCACCCGCTGCCGGACCTGGACACGCTCCAGCGCGCCGCGCGCCGTTGGGGGCTGGACGACGGTGACGAGGTCGTCGCGTACGACGCCGGTGGCGGTCTGTCCGCGGCCCGCGCGTGGTGGCTGCTGCGCTGGGCGGGGGTGTCCTCGGTTCGGCTGCTCGACGGCGGCCTGCGGGGCTGGACGGCGGCGGGCCATCCGGTGGAGACCGGCGAGGTCCGGCCAGAACCGGGAGGCGTGACGCTGACCTCCGGCGCCCTGCCCGTCCTCGACGCCGACGCCGCGGCCGAACTCGCCGGCACCGGCGTGCTGCTCGACGCGCGGGCGGCCGAGCGCTACCTCGGCCGGACCGAGCCGATCGACCCGCGCGCCGGCCACATCCCCGGCGCGGTCAACGCCCCCACCGGGGAGAACCTGACGCCGGAGGCGACCTTCCTCGACGAGGAGGCACTCGCCGTCCGCTTCGGCGCCCTCGGGGTGAAGGAGGGCACGGCGGTCGGCGTCTACTGCGGTTCGGGGGTGACCGCCGCGCACACCGTCTTCGCGCTGGAGCGGATCGGGATCCACGCGGCCCTGTACGCCGGGTCGTGGTCGCAATGGTCCAACGACCCCGACCGGCCCGCGGCCACCGGCTGA
- a CDS encoding MerR family transcriptional regulator has protein sequence MRTVDVARRAGCSVQQVRNLERDGVLPSATRTATGYRIYGEIHLQSALAYRALAAGAGPIEAKKIVQAVHRFPVSQVLALLDAAHARLDAERTELRRAEEAAQAISSEPIEDVCASDSMGVSELAAALGVRPSTLRHWDAEDLVVPDRDSARGTRRYTPNQVRDARIVHQLRRAGYRIAPLRALMPELRRARRLADVASALAARDAGITARSKALLDGAAALGAVLSSATSAPRDPADAKPA, from the coding sequence ATGCGTACCGTCGATGTCGCGCGGCGTGCCGGGTGCTCCGTTCAGCAGGTGCGCAATCTCGAACGCGACGGTGTGCTGCCGTCGGCGACGCGCACGGCCACGGGCTACCGGATATATGGAGAGATACATCTACAGTCCGCGCTGGCCTACCGAGCCCTCGCAGCAGGCGCGGGTCCGATTGAGGCCAAGAAGATCGTTCAGGCCGTCCATCGGTTCCCTGTCTCGCAGGTGCTTGCCCTCCTCGACGCGGCGCACGCCCGGCTCGACGCGGAGCGCACGGAACTGAGGCGGGCCGAGGAGGCCGCCCAGGCAATCTCCAGCGAGCCGATCGAAGATGTATGCGCATCGGACTCGATGGGCGTCTCCGAGCTCGCCGCCGCCCTCGGCGTGCGCCCTTCGACGTTGCGGCACTGGGATGCGGAGGATCTTGTCGTCCCTGACCGCGACTCCGCGCGAGGAACGCGACGGTACACACCCAACCAAGTGCGGGACGCACGGATCGTTCACCAATTGCGCAGGGCCGGTTACCGCATCGCACCCCTTCGGGCCCTCATGCCGGAGCTACGGCGCGCCCGCCGATTGGCGGATGTCGCCTCCGCGCTGGCTGCCAGAGACGCCGGCATTACGGCTCGCTCCAAAGCCCTCCTCGATGGTGCCGCCGCACTCGGCGCTGTGCTCTCGTCCGCCACCTCGGCACCCCGCGACCCTGCCGACGCGAAACCCGCGTAG
- a CDS encoding DUF6194 family protein, whose translation MTIDEIISFIDGLDGALTLRPAPGDGSPEISWGDTFFYYAPDGVTPTTTQPFATVVTKNYPGDEASRLDRPDTFRVNISPGKEAFIRWTGHAPRESATVEVDPSATDTVIAHPVYGTVGWLAVVNPGSRTEAATRELLCTAHHLARSRYERRAESTAR comes from the coding sequence ATGACCATAGACGAGATCATCAGCTTCATCGACGGCCTTGACGGCGCCTTGACCCTTAGGCCGGCGCCCGGCGACGGCTCGCCGGAGATCAGCTGGGGCGACACGTTCTTCTACTACGCACCTGATGGCGTCACCCCGACAACGACCCAGCCCTTCGCGACGGTCGTGACCAAGAACTACCCCGGCGACGAGGCATCGCGCCTGGACCGGCCGGACACCTTCCGCGTGAACATCTCCCCCGGGAAGGAGGCGTTCATCCGGTGGACCGGTCACGCGCCACGCGAATCAGCCACCGTCGAGGTCGACCCCAGCGCCACCGACACCGTGATCGCGCACCCCGTCTACGGCACCGTCGGCTGGCTGGCCGTGGTGAACCCGGGCTCGCGTACTGAAGCCGCAACGCGTGAGCTGCTGTGTACGGCCCATCACCTCGCACGCTCGCGCTATGAGCGACGCGCTGAATCTACGGCGCGCTGA
- a CDS encoding WD40 repeat domain-containing protein, with protein MRHSSRASVRAVAFHPGGHLLATAGWDDTTQLWDTSAGRPVGASLPGHTDTAPLRPDSDHTRLWDTSAKRTARLWDTTTGRPVGVPLTGHTEPVHTLAFHPDGHLLATAGEDDTARLWDAITGKPVGTPLAGHIRSVHTVAFHPDGHLLATAGWDYGVRLWEVSTCRLIALFTGHTDTVWSAAFHPAGHYLATASEDGTVRLWDAAGQTVALFNHPKPVHTLAFHPDGHLLATAGHDSATRLWDISAPHP; from the coding sequence ATCCGGCACAGCTCTCGGGCGTCCGTCCGCGCGGTGGCCTTCCACCCCGGCGGCCACCTGCTGGCCACCGCCGGTTGGGACGACACAACGCAACTGTGGGACACCAGCGCCGGCCGGCCCGTCGGCGCCTCCCTTCCCGGCCACACCGACACCGCGCCCCTCCGGCCTGACAGCGACCACACGCGGCTGTGGGACACCAGTGCCAAGCGCACAGCACGGCTGTGGGACACCACCACCGGCCGGCCCGTCGGTGTTCCGCTCACCGGCCACACCGAGCCGGTCCACACGCTGGCCTTCCACCCCGACGGCCACCTGCTGGCCACCGCCGGCGAGGACGACACGGCGCGGCTGTGGGACGCCATCACCGGAAAGCCCGTCGGCACTCCCCTGGCCGGCCACATCAGATCTGTTCACACGGTGGCCTTCCACCCTGACGGCCATCTGCTGGCCACCGCGGGCTGGGATTACGGGGTACGGCTGTGGGAGGTCTCCACCTGCAGGCTCATCGCCCTGTTCACCGGCCACACCGACACCGTCTGGTCGGCGGCCTTCCACCCAGCCGGCCACTACCTGGCCACCGCGAGCGAGGACGGCACCGTACGGCTGTGGGACGCCGCCGGCCAGACCGTCGCCCTGTTCAACCACCCCAAGCCGGTCCACACGCTGGCCTTCCACCCCGACGGCCACCTGCTGGCCACCGCCGGCCACGATAGCGCGACACGACTGTGGGACATCTCAGCACCACATCCGTGA